The Salvia splendens isolate huo1 chromosome 21, SspV2, whole genome shotgun sequence genome includes a window with the following:
- the LOC121785034 gene encoding phytochrome-interacting ankyrin-repeat protein 1-like, whose product MPEFEVESVRRKRKMPKLGVDRDDRGWTLLHIYAKKGDLREVRRLLNEGVDVNVAAWGPKSHGVTPLHLAAKGGHLKVMDELLERGANIDARTKGACGWTPLHNAAKERKKRAIRFLVENGAFLPDDINDTRFNPPTHYCPGLEWAYEELRRLQQDSSSSGETSCSSDT is encoded by the exons ATGCCAGAGTTTGAGGTTGAATCTGTTAGGAGGAAACGGAAGATGCCTAAGTTGGGAGTGGATAGGGATGATCGAGGCTGGACCTTGCTACACATCTATGCTAAGAAAGGCGATCTCAGAGAG GTGAGACGGCTTCTTAATGAAGGAGTTGATGTTAATGTTGCTGCTTGGGGCCCAAAATCGCATGGTGTGACCCCTCTCCATCTTGCTGCTAAAGGGGGGCATCTTAAGGTGATGGATGAGTTGTTGGAGCGTGGTGCTAATATTGATGCTCGAACTAAGGGTGCCTGCGGCT GGACCCCTCTTCACAATGCAGCCAAAGAGAGAAAGAAGCGAGCAATTAGATTCCTGGTTGAAAATGGGGCATTTTTGCCTGATGATATCAACGATACAAGGTTCAATCCTCCTACTCACTATTGTCCTGGACTTGAATGGGCTTACGAAGAACTGAGGCGCTTACAACAGGACAGCTCTTCATCTGGCGAGACATCCTGTAGCTCTGATACCTGA
- the LOC121784895 gene encoding F-box/FBD/LRR-repeat protein At1g13570-like: protein MKTVARTETDLLTDLPNNIIENILGCLPLRDVVRTSILSREWRHKWASCPDIVFDFWFDQMFLGGHQLEPLVYQILKLHKGPLLKFVLQVPDLKSNPDIDEWVRLLPNNTLQELTLHVSRGEAHRLSSHLLSFQHLRNLRLYNCVLDPLLGFKGFSKLVNLELQRVVLVPESFTTFIASCPAVERLRLIHCTSFDCLELTSPKLKYFEFNGVFKSVSFKNCPVLKDIKLTFSSMEFKRGNFFSIDLVKSLSCLPALEDLQLQAYALEDLVEHEAPNRLPISLNTLKNLHLSDMYFEKIQESSCAICFIRSCPNLQRLNITAFTFDVVDAVADFLRSQTSSESLAHLKTVKMQLFSGIEAEMEFVKYLLASATALEEMAITPQTGSIADGGESILNELKQYPRASPSAEIFSPRASEILCSGNNNGSKHV, encoded by the exons ATGAAGACTGTTGCAAGAACTGAGACTGATTTGTTGACCGATCTACCCAATAACATAATTGAGAACATTCTCGGATGTTTGCCTCTTCGAGATGTGGTGAGGACAAGCATTTTGTCCAGGGAATGGAGGCACAAATGGGCGTCGTGTCCGGATATTGTgtttgatttctggtttgatcaaATGTTTCTGGGAGGCCACCAACTGGAGCCCCTGGTTTACCAAATATTAAAACTTCACAAGGGTCCCTTGTTAAAGTTTGTTCTGCAAGTGCCTGATCTCAAAAGCAATCCAGATATCGATGAATGGGTTCGCTTGTTGCCAAATAACACTCTGCAAGAGTTGACCCTCCATGTATCGAGAGGAGAAGCACACAGGTTGAGTTCGCATCTGCTTAGTTTCCAGCATCTGAGAAATTTGAGGCTATATAACTGTGTATTGGATCCTCTCCTggggttcaagggattcagcaAGCTCGTGAACCTTGAACTGCAAAGGGTGGTGCTTGTGCCTGAATCATTTACGACTTTCATTGCTTCGTGCCCTGCAGTTGAAAGACTGAGACTGATTCATTGCACCAGCTTCGATTGCCTGGAATTAACCAGCCCCAAGTTGAAATACTTTGAATTCAACGGGGTGTTCAAGTCGGTGTCGTTCAAGAACTGCCCTGTTTTGAAAGATATtaaattgacattttcatccatgGAGTTTAAACGCGGGAACTTCTTTTCAATAGATTTGGTTAAATCCCTTAGCTGCCTGCCTGCTCTTGAGGACCTTCAGTTACAAGCCTATGCATTAGAG GATCTTGTTGAGCACGAAGCACCAAACAGACTGCCAATCTCTTTGAATACGCTGAAGAATCTTCACCTTTCCGATATGTATTTTGAGAAGATTCAGGAGTCTTCGTGTGCCATTTGTTTCATCAGAAGCTGCCCTAATCTACAACGCCTTAATATCACT GCTTTCACCTTCGACGTGGTGGATGCAGTGGCAGACTTCTTGAGGTCACAAACAAGTTCGGAGTCACTGGCTCATCTGAAAACCGTGAAGATGCAGTTGTTCTCTGGGATCGAAGCTGAGATGGAATTCGTGAAGTATCTACTAGCATCAGCCACGGCACTTGAGGAAATGGCGATAACACCCCAAACTGGCAGCATCGCTGATGGAGGGGAGTCGATACTCAACGAGCTCAAGCAATATCCGCGAGCATCACCGAGCGCAGAAATCTTCAGTCCTCGAGCATCAGAAATCTTGTGTTCGGGGAACAATAATGGGAGCAAGCATGTGTAG